Proteins co-encoded in one Zygotorulaspora mrakii chromosome 5, complete sequence genomic window:
- the IRC19 gene encoding Irc19p (similar to Saccharomyces cerevisiae YLL033W; ancestral locus Anc_4.25), with translation MSWQTISTNNAVVTGTYALIKRHSKVFLPQELVDDVSVDEAKIVQMTYRRFMRLRPFISRRKMVRDTYTAYLRYKFKKENYALKRSMVVMEPQRCCIRKELWNSLMFFTKSVIYLPESKTCKYEISRDNTACRQILKNMLTMEFQKESIIYGSRLRDNKLYLNLRESFQYVKCEQHSNPNLMIIGEFDRYIIYLNELLHTRL, from the coding sequence ATGAGTTGGCAAACTATCTCCACAAACAATGCTGTTGTAACTGGAACCTACGCACTGATCAAGCGGCATTCGAAGGTTTTTCTACCTCAGGAGTTAGTCGATGATGTATCAGTAGATGAGGCGAAGATAGTTCAAATGACGTATCGTAGGTTTATGAGACTTCGACCATTCATATCCAGGAGAAAAATGGTTAGAGATACATATACTGCCTATTTGCGCTACAAATTTAAGAAGGAAAACTATGCTCTTAAGAGATCTATGGTTGTAATGGAGCCACAACGATGTTGCATTCGAAAAGAGTTATGGAATAGTCTCATGTTTTTCACAAAATCAGTCATTTATTTGCCTGAAAGCAAGACATGCAAATACGAAATTTCGAGGGACAATACAGCTTGCCGtcagattttgaagaatatgCTTACGATGGAATTTCAGAAAGAATCTATAATATATGGAAGTAGGCTTAGAGACAACAAACTGTATTTGAATCTACGGGAATCTTTTCAGTATGTCAAATGCGAACAACATTCCAATCCAAATCTCATGATAATTGGTGAATTCGACAGGTATATAATTTACTTAAATGAACTGTTGCATACAAGACTCTAA
- a CDS encoding uncharacterized protein (similar to Saccharomyces cerevisiae YLL032C; ancestral locus Anc_4.26): MSIQVLNEICTFVFCEVPNLYMTGRLWRSVGDELGHPLPSNRAIYDVPEDTLDFQIKASRYCANILVLRGVTKSGYHEPMTSVTLPFRTISNNPAEDVLLLEELKQGLFDLAEELDIEIIVTENQIYNPSPITGRNSFYINLIGIESQASTAYLHLWSLVELYQRSKSAAPSTFIDCLNLDAYSLLPTVVGVEMANIKHISTTYKTEIHIPSLLSPLESKTATNKNMRPQIFFSGPIHSMVLAAKDATLKTVKNLNSSLYYKRFSNISPQKLLYLRKHYQPELNRLMIKYQSFIRATHEFVEFQSPCPALLESVIKVFTINVLHQIAEIQITLKENFIFSSELLSSICLDESNNKIILATTGTHSNQLLIVGNHSELTPTKHSNQFFSARGSLLECVIKIVSALPEDSLSQLKAIFEIHVDYEDFISGKKNGKITRIMETIPCLIKLEKLEEDDSIFLSLFANSLNNFAETFSMVINELPAEESFFIPEIYHRPVIGAGGSVIQATMKKYNVFVRFSNSFFLPQSELCHVRYDNVIIRCPFKNVSSISSAKSELNQLAREYGRSQPRALIKFTPGQYRYMLSLTPKGSQAIGNIEKKHNVYVMFPFVEPSEGYLLEIRGNDDAAYSAAKDLVDSSFGLETELHLNKELDLNEEFYNFLVFPFKHTMKIEISAHKNLLRMTYQEGNLLLNKAFTILASWFKSKDLEVVGKEVVRDFVIKSKNPESLALHTPSPNSKTPPEQVYQVKAASILMTNLHDTQYFQPSSTPHVFHTSLLDDRKIMHPYYTKVSTRNNGWT; this comes from the coding sequence ATGAGCATCCAagttttgaatgaaatatgTACATTTGTCTTCTGTGAAGTGCCCAACCTCTATATGACCGGGAGGCTATGGAGATCTGTCGGTGATGAATTGGGCCATCCACTACCGAGTAACCGCGCAATTTATGATGTTCCGGAAGATACACTTGACTTTCAAATCAAGGCGAGTAGGTATTGCGCCAACATACTTGTTTTGCGAGGTGTAACCAAGAGCGGCTATCACGAACCGATGACATCTGTGACACTCCCATTCCGTACCATTTCGAACAACCCGGCAGAAGATGTTTTACTCTTGGAGGAGCTCAAACAGGGGCTTTTTGACCTCGCTGAGGAACTGGATATTGAGATCATAGTAACAGAGAACCAGATATATAATCCGTCTCCTATTACGGGAAGAAATTCATTCTATATCAATCTCATCGGAATAGAGTCACAAGCGTCCACTGCTTATCTACATCTATGGTCACTTGTTGAGTTATATCAGAGATCTAAGTCTGCGGCACCATCAACTTTTATCGATTGTCTGAATCTGGATGCATATTCACTGCTACCGACAGTAGTAGGTGTTGAAATGGCAAACATTAAACATATCTCGACTACATATAAGACAGAGATCCATATACCTTCGTTACTGTCCCCATTAGAAAGTAAAACAGCTACCAATAAAAATATGCGGCCccaaattttcttttcaggACCAATTCATTCAATGGTGTTAGCTGCAAAAGATGCTACACTGAAAACAGTAAAAAATCTGAACTCTTCCCTTTACTataaaagattttcaaatatctccCCGCAGAAACTTTTGTATCTCCGAAAACATTATCAACCAGAACTGAACAGACTCATGATAAAATATCAGTCATTTATAAGAGCTACACATGAGTTTGTTGAGTTTCAATCACCTTGCCCTGCTCTATTGGAGTCAGTTATCAAAGTGTTTACCATCAATGTACTTCATCAGATTGCCGAAATTCAGATAACTCTGAAggaaaatttcattttctcctCCGAACTATTGAGTTCGATATGTTTGGACGAATCAAACAATAAAATAATTTTGGCTACGACAGGGACACATTCTAATCAATTGCTAATTGTTGGCAATCATTCAGAATTGACCCCAACTAAACATTctaatcaatttttttcagcgaGAGGCAGTTTACTTGAGTGTGTGATAAAAATTGTTTCTGCACTGCCGGAAGACTCACTTTCTCAATTGAAAGCTATATTCGAAATACATGTTGATTATGAAGATTTCATTTCtggtaaaaaaaatggtaaaataaCACGTATAATGGAAACTATACCGTGCCTCatcaaattggaaaaactCGAGGAAGATGACTCGATATTCTTAAGTTTGTTCGCCAATTCTTTAAACAATTTTGCagaaacattttcaatggttATAAATGAATTGCCTGCTGAAGAgtcatttttcattccCGAGATTTATCATCGTCCTGTTATAGGTGCCGGAGGATCAGTTATTCAAGCaaccatgaaaaaatataatgtGTTTGTCCGCTTTTCTAATAGCTTTTTCTTACCCCAAAGCGAGCTTTGTCATGTAAGATACGATAATGTCATTATAAGATGTCCATTCAAGAATGTGTCGTCTATCTCTTCTGCAAAAAGTGAGCTAAATCAACTTGCTAGGGAATATGGAAGATCGCAACCAAGAGCTTTAATAAAATTTACTCCAGGACAATATAGATACATGCTGTCTTTGACTCCTAAAGGTAGTCAAGCAATCggaaatattgaaaaaaagcaCAATGTATACGTAATGTTTCCGTTTGTAGAACCGTCGGAGGGATATCTGCTCGAAATTCGCGGCAATGATGATGCAGCGTACAGCGCGGCTAAAGATTTAGTTGATTCATCATTTGGGTTAGAAACAGAATTGCATTTGAACAAAGAACTCGACCTAAACGAGGAATTCTATAACTTCCTAGTTTTCCCGTTTAAGCACACGATGAAAATTGAGATTTCGGCGCATAAAAATCTACTGCGGATGACGTATCAAGAAGGCAATCTGTTGCTTAATAAAGCCTTCACGATCTTAGCTAGCTGGTTTAAATCCAAAGATCTTGAGGTCGTAGGTAAAGAAGTTGTACGCGACTTTGTCATTAAATCCAAAAATCCCGAAAGCCTCGCCCTACATACCCCATCTCCAAATTCGAAGACGCCTCCAGAACAGGTTTATCAAGTTAAAGCTGCCTCAATACTCATGACAAACTTGCACGATACCCAATATTTTCAGCCATCGTCAACGCCCCATGTTTTCCATACCTCCTTACTTGATGATCGAAAAATCATGCATCCATATTATACAAAAGTTTCGACTAGAAATAATGGATGGACCTAA
- the GPI13 gene encoding mannose-ethanolamine phosphotransferase GPI13 (similar to Saccharomyces cerevisiae GPI13 (YLL031C); ancestral locus Anc_4.28), which translates to MDEHSIKKSLLSTSADEKRLYRTRILKFRKSHTLYVLLLASLAILQFIAIAFFTRGFLLTRQVLDNVAVKDTEYGKFDKAVVLVVDALRFDFVIPVNENDPKFNSYYHNNLDFLYNSFWDQKSGSSLLLKFIADPPTTTLQRLKGLTTGSLPTFIDAGSNFDGSVIEEDNVIKQLYEQGKKIFFVGDDTWDNLFAPFLAPESEPFESLNVWDLDTVDNGVMSYFEKHLLGCEKGQRKEWDLLIGHMLGVDHVGHKYGPNHFTMREKLLQVNNFVKEIVSALDDDTLLVIMGDHGMDHTGNHGGDSKDELESVLFMYANTPGLFGNKEDSTTAYDIANLGEKYRQVNQIDLVPSISLLLGSPIPFNSLGWPIDEISNTEKERNLYSFLTLNQLSQYRNESHMVIQPERNDVLQQLWDDAMEDPSSGIRYQVEFLEICKDLWTRFDFWSINTGIILLSISLILLLDITKLIPSIVVSQMVPEFVPWIVMMSLVSNACFHGIFYVFRQPAFLEDTLWCSLLATSVGITVGCCIPILDRYSVKWIFIRFLEDLSDYWSRIGAMLLTIHALLFTSNSFTIWEDKIVSFLLITLGMLTLYEFVFLPRRHSTTALLTATISEKQGIASGASKGTANSDSLPLTRFARLLGVYHSVVLIVCTRIASTITICREEQGEFCIPSFTNKTNYSWWCLGLCLVIVGLLPACIKGYYNLSLSYQAAAPIWVDIFLKGLLFTNFIYWSVTALENTVADWSWNATIFKFTLARIIAGFALIASNIGWMMGPLCVKLNVHNTDTKSHQATILGYGNAYGAQYFLLVINAFMCIFLFNKPLAQISLYLMVNQLLSIIEIIDLLKLKENIVGPFALGLLAYLQFFTTGHQATIPSVQWDVGFILSGKITFPLTHLAVILNTFGPHIIVALSVALLTLWKQQPDVLKPQTLLGRIVSNCGMLLVYNTVLCLSSFIWVAYFRRHLMVWKIFCPRYLFAAMSLIAIQIVVTFGTIAFASGRLIRQINDIFWK; encoded by the coding sequence ATGGATGAACACTCGATAAAGAAATCTCTGTTGAGTACTTCTGCCGATGAGAAAAGGCTATATAGGACACGCATATTGAAGTTCAGAAAATCACATACACTTTATGTTCTGCTGCTTGCGTCATTGGCTATTCTACAGTTCATTGCGATCGCGTTTTTCACAAGAGGTTTCCTATTGACTAGACAGGTGCTGGATAACGTAGCCGTCAAGGATACAGAGTATGggaaatttgataaagccGTCGTACTTGTTGTGGATGCACTGAGGTTTGATTTTGTTATACCAgtaaatgaaaatgacccaaaattcaattcctATTATCATAATAACCTCGATTTTTTATATAACAGTTTCTGGGACCAAAAAAGCGGGTCCTCGTTgttattgaaatttattgCTGACCCACCAACAACTACACTACAGAGACTCAAAGGGCTCACTACTGGTAGTCTCCCCACATTTATAGATGCCGGCTCTAACTTTGATGGTAGTGTCATCGAAGAAGATAATGTCATAAAACAGCTTTATGAGCAAGGcaagaagattttttttgttggcGATGATACTTGGGATAACTTGTTTGCTCCATTTCTGGCTCCAGAGAGTGAACCATTTGAGTCGCTGAACGTATGGGATCTTGATACTGTGGACAACGGTGTCATGTCTTACTTCGAGAAACATCTACTAGGCTGCGAAAAGGGACAAAGAAAGGAATGGGACCTGCTTATCGGGCACATGCTAGGTGTTGATCACGTCGGTCATAAATATGGTCCAAACCACTTCACGATGCGTGAGAAATTATTGCAAGTCAATAACTTTGTCAAGGAAATAGTTTCGGCCCTGGATGATGATACACTGCTGGTGATTATGGGGGATCACGGTATGGATCACACCGGTAATCACGGAGGTGACTCCAAAGATGAACTTGAGAGTGTTCTTTTTATGTATGCCAACACTCCAGGTCTTTTTGGCAACAAAGAAGATAGCACCACCGCATATGATATAGCTAATTTAGGTGAGAAGTATAGACAAGTCAACCAAATTGATCTCGTTCCTTCAATCTCGTTACTGCTAGGGTCTCCCATACCTTTCAACAGTTTGGGATGGcctattgatgaaatttctaATACAGAGAAAGAAAGGAACCTTTACTCTTTTTTAACTCTAAATCAATTATCTCAGTATAGGAATGAGTCTCATATGGTGATTCAAccagaaagaaatgatgtTTTGCAACAGCTATGGGATGATGCTATGGAGGATCCTTCTTCAGGAATAAGGTACCAAgtggaatttttggaaatatGTAAGGATTTATGGACACGGTTTGATTTTTGGAGTATTAACACTGGCATTATACTACTGTCAATATCTCTAATTCTTTTACTGGATATCACAAAACTGATACCGTCAATTGTTGTCAGTCAAATGGTCCCCGAGTTTGTCCCCTGGATTGTAATGATGTCCTTGGTATCAAACGCATGCTTTCATGGTATCTTCTATGTTTTTCGTCAGCCAGCATTCCTAGAGGATACGCTCTGGTGTTCACTTCTCGCAACTTCGGTGGGAATAACTGTCGGTTGCTGCATTCCAATTCTAGATCGTTATAGTGTAAAATGGATTTTTATTAGATTTCTGGAGGATCTATCTGATTATTGGTCCAGAATAGGTGCAATGCTATTGACTATCCATGCACTATTGTTCACATCTAATTCATTCACTATATGGGAGGATAAAATTGTAAGTTTTCTCCTTATCACATTGGGAATGTTGACTCTTTACGAATTCGTATTTCTCCCAAGAAGACATTCCACTACTGCTTTACTAACTGCTACGATCAGTGAAAAGCAAGGGATAGCCTCCGGAGCAAGTAAGGGTACTGCAAATTCCGACTCCTTACCTCTGACAAGGTTTGCTCGTCTTTTAGGAGTTTACCATTCCGTTGTGCTTATAGTGTGCACTAGAATAGCCTCCACAATTACTATATGTAGGGAGGAGCAAGGTGAGTTTTGCATACCAAGCTTCACgaataaaacaaattattCATGGTGGTGCTTGGGACTGTGTTTGGTGATAGTTGGTTTACTTCCAGCATGCATTAAGGGTTATTATAATTTATCACTGTCATACCAGGCAGCTGCCCCTATATGGGTGgacatatttttgaaaggtCTCCTTTTcacaaatttcatttacTGGTCAGTAACCGCTCTAGAAAATACTGTAGCGGATTGGTCATGGAACGCTACGATATTCAAGTTTACGCTTGCACGAATTATAGCAGGGTTCGCACTTATTGCATCAAACATCGGTTGGATGATGGGTCCACTTTGTGTGAAACTCAATGTTCATAATACGGATACGAAGTCCCATCAGGCGACAATTTTAGGCTATGGGAATGCGTATGGGGCACAATATTTTCTCTTGGTTATCAATGCCTTCATGTGCATattccttttcaacaaGCCTTTGGCCCAAATCTCACTTTACTTGATGGTCAACCAGCTGCTATCCATTATAGAAATTATTGATCTCTTGAAGCTCAAGGAAAATATAGTTGGCCCATTTGCACTAGGACTTTTAGCATATTTGCAGTTTTTCACGACAGGTCACCAGGCAACTATTCCATCAGTGCAATGGGACGTTGGGTTTATTCTTTCGGGGAAAATCACATTTCCATTGACGCACTTGGCTGTTATTCTCAATACGTTTGGTCCACATATAATAGTAGCCCTTTCAGTGGCCCTATTAACGCTATGGAAGCAGCAACCAGATGTACTTAAGCCTCAAACACTTTTGGGTCGCATCGTCTCGAATTGTGGCATGTTATTGGTTTACAACACTGTCCTCTGCCTAAGTTCGTTCATATGGGTAGCATACTTCCGTCGGCATTTGATGGTTTGGAAGATCTTTTGCCCGAGGTACCTATTTGCGGCTATGAGCCTAATTGCCATACAGATTGTGGTTACCTTTGGAACAATTGCATTTGCAAGCGGGCGGCTGATAAGGCAAATAAACGacattttttggaaatag
- the RTC6 gene encoding mitochondrial 54S ribosomal protein bL36m (similar to Saccharomyces cerevisiae YPL183W-A; ancestral locus Anc_6.178), giving the protein MFSRSLLGNFARSAVIASRSTPASSLLQCKAASVLPLHSTTAIQNLALILSRGFKVRTSVKKFCSDCYIVRRKGRVYVYCKSNKKHKQRQG; this is encoded by the coding sequence ATGTTCAGCCGGTCGCTATTGGGTAATTTTGCCAGAAGTGCAGTTATTGCAAGCAGGAGCACGCCTGCCTCTTCACTGTTGCAGTGTAAGGCTGCTTCTGTATTACCGTTGCATAGCACAACAgccattcaaaatcttgcCCTAATTCTTTCTAGGGGATTCAAAGTCAGGACTTCagtgaagaaattttgcagCGATTGCTATATCGTTAGGAGGAAAGGAAGAGTATACGTTTACTGCAAGTCCAACAAGAAGCATAAGCAACGCCAAGGCTGA
- the RTT10 gene encoding tRNA (34-2'-O)-methyltransferase regulator RTT10 (similar to Saccharomyces cerevisiae YPL183C; ancestral locus Anc_6.177) → MKEISHYGPSLCSKFHEKLVYVGYGSSIHVYDYHTGDIINECNIFHRNKVHHIRICTAGYALICGMKSFSVVKLDDLMSCSEVLNNERVIAECIISGEFSYECTQLYLLTCYNEVMVIDFQGKIISRNSVYGERSLLYSGSIKVMSKDEVYVNAGTVMGGVLIWNLFTAHMMHNLVGHIGSIFHVTLSDDGGFVASCSDDRSIRLWDFKTGSELSIGWGHTARIWQLKFFNDNKNLISISEDCTCRVWSISTHSEAKIELVQRNVFEVHLTKNAWSIDVHDGDMIAVSTGNDGRIKLTDLQLASRHGDEQECFSVQDISRSTGTKFENGEIIKGFQWYEFGLVAVTSLGNILTYTTNNGWRFQMNNTKFISYCYVNGVSDENVAVFSNNSGHIMMLKFNDDAEDVIAKSEYHASELSKTNNCMVCKYGSSHFLILLESPNPKDVFLCLIVNSATLAIEEKIPYSKPHNFSSSCVEVYQDNVLVGSRYSTLAIYSLKSGSNPYVVRRINPGDTTTSIKYIETVGGKAIFSVTNRDGYYNFIKINFNLDLHEQDTPVTVIHSNKIVRGFLEHAYMDSSGDYIIHGFKSNLFYIYNETKGYEITSEACGGAHRQWRLSSTSDGWILVYIKASNIFFRRFHKRAIPETLRDGIHGREIRDIAIKKDKMYNKGYLFCTGSEDTSIKLCHFAKDSGRVTTFWTQRKHVSGLQRCAFINEDLFISSSAREELLLWEVDTESLERPFMNLRQVLPTSTTNPDLRIMDFSVQFIENNVGFILAAVYSDSAIKAWFFDMRNSTFHLLLDGKYETCCMLNVCLVQYQENLYVVTTPTDGHLVFYNISNCIPFKIKNQSVELISDEVQILSSALPNFDLKLPVHQSGIKALAHAIDSSGRLKFYTGGDDNAIGICTMTIEESTGKIEGHISAFKPNGAASTITSCGLIDQGKFLVTTSVDQLVKVWDISKDKISLEKSQYVTVADTGSSDSITTEDGSTTLLIGGVGLSIFQVPCE, encoded by the coding sequence atgaaagaaatatcGCATTATGGACCATCACTTTGCAGCAAATTTCACGAAAAGCTTGTTTATGTAGGGTATGGTTCCTCCATCCATGTTTATGATTATCACACAGGTGACATAATTAATGAGTGCAATATATTCCATAGAAATAAGGTTCACCACATTAGAATCTGTACAGCTGGCTATGCTTTGATATGTGGCATGAAATCTTTCTCGGTTGTGAAGCTTGATGATTTAATGAGTTGTTCTGAAGTTCTGAATAACGAAAGGGTTATCGCTGAGTGCATCATCAGTGGCGAATTTAGCTACGAATGCACTCAGCTTTATTTATTGACATGCTATAATGAAGTCATGGTTATCGACTTTCAGGGCAAAATAATTTCCAGGAATTCAGTTTACGGGGAACGATCACTCCTTTACTCTGGATCGATAAAAGTAATGAGTAAGGACGAAGTTTACGTTAATGCAGGCACTGTCATGGGTGGGGTTTTGATTTGGAATCTTTTTACAGCACATATGATGCATAATTTAGTGGGACATATCGGCTCTATTTTTCATGTCACACTCAGCGATGATGGTGGATTTGTTGCTAGTTGTTCCGACGACCGATCGATAAGGCTTTGGGATTTTAAAACAGGAAGTGAATTGTCTATTGGGTGGGGTCATACAGCTAGAATATGGCAAttaaagtttttcaatgacaATAAGAATTTAATCAGTATTTCTGAAGATTGTACCTGCCGTGTGTGGTCGATAAGCACACATTCCGAAGCTAAAATAGAACTAGTACAGCGAAACGTTTTCGAGGTACATCTTACTAAAAACGCATGGAGCATTGATGTCCATGATGGTGACATGATAGCAGTTTCCACCGGTAATGATGGTAGGATCAAGTTAACCGATCTTCAGCTGGCCTCAAGACATGGGGATGAACAGGAATGTTTCAGCGTACAGGACATTTCAAGGTCTACTGGCACAAAGTTTGAGAATGGGGAGATAATCAAAGGTTTTCAATGGTACGAATTTGGATTAGTAGCTGTCACGTCGCTGGGCAATATTCTAACCTATACTACAAACAATGGTTGGAGGTTTCAAATGAATAATACCAAGTTCATCTCTTACTGCTATGTAAATGGAGTTTCAGATGAGAACGTAGCGGTCTTTTCCAACAACTCTGGGCATATTatgatgttgaaattcaatgatGATGCCGAGGATGTAATAGCAAAAAGCGAATACCACGCTAGCGAACTTTCCAAAACAAATAATTGTATGGTCTGTAAGTATGGCTCATCTCATTTTCTGATATTATTAGAGTCACCAAATCCAAAGGATGTATTTTTATGCCTGATAGTCAATAGTGCAACATTAGCTatcgaagaaaagattcCATACAGTAAACCGCacaatttttcttcttcatgCGTTGAAGTTTATCAGGATAATGTTCTTGTGGGCTCAAGATATAGTACATTAGCTATCTACAGTTTAAAAAGTGGTTCAAACCCCTATGTTGTTAGAAGGATCAACCCTGGCGATACTACAACATCGATCAAATATATTGAGACAGTCGGTGGAAAAGCAATTTTCTCCGTAACAAATAGAGATGGATATTACAATTTTATTAAgataaatttcaatctcGACTTACACGAACAGGATACACCTGTTACTGTTATTCACAGTAATAAAATAGTGCGCGGGTTTCTTGAACATGCATATATGGACAGCAGTGGTGACTATATTATTCACGGCTTCAAGAGCAACTTGTTCTATATTTATAATGAGACAAAAGGTTATGAGATTACCAGTGAGGCGTGTGGTGGTGCCCACCGTCAGTGGAGGCTTTCTTCAACTAGCGATGGTTGGATATTAGTGTATATAAAGGCGtcaaatatctttttcagaagatTCCATAAGAGAGCCATACCAGAAACCCTGCGTGATGGAATACATGGCCGAGAAATTCGCGACATAGCAATAAAGAAAGATAAAATGTACAATAAAGGATATCTGTTTTGCACCGGATCTGAAGATACCAGTATAAAGCTATGTCATTTTGCGAAAGATTCCGGCAGAGTTACCACTTTTTGGACTCAGCGAAAACACGTATCCGGTCTCCAACGCTGCGCCTTTATCAATGAAGATTTATTTATATCTTCCTCAGCCAGAGAGGAGCTCCTTTTATGGGAAGTTGATACTGAGTCATTAGAACGTCCATTTATGAACTTGCGTCAGGTTTTACCGACGTCGACAACGAACCCGGACTTGAGAATAATGGACTTCTCCGttcaatttattgaaaataatgttGGTTTTATCCTAGCCGCAGTGTATTCAGATTCAGCGATTAAGGCTTGGTTTTTTGATATGAGAAATAGcacttttcatttgctgCTTGATGGCAAATACGAAACCTGTTGCATGCTGAACGTTTGTCTGGttcaatatcaagaaaatttgtATGTGGTGACTACCCCAACGGATGGCCATCTAGTATTTTACAATATTTCCAATTGCATTCCATTCAAGATTAAAAATCAATCTGTTGAATTGATTAGTGATGAGGTACAGATTTTGTCATCAGCTTTGCCTAATTTCGATCTTAAATTACCAGTCCATCAGTCAGGTATCAAAGCGCTAGCACATGCTATTGACTCATCTGGAAGACTCAAGTTTTACACAGGAGGcgatgataatgctatAGGAATATGCACCATGACTATTGAAGAATCTACTGGAAAAATAGAAGGTCATATTTCTGCCTTCAAGCCAAATGGAGCAGCATCAACTATCACATCATGTGGATTAATCGATCAAGGAAAGTTTTTGGTTACGACCTCTGTTGACCAGCTAGTAAAGGTTTGGGACATCAGTAAGGATAAAATTTCACTAGAAAAGAGTCAGTATGTTACTGTTGCTGATACAGGGTCGTCCGATTCTATTACAACTGAAGATGGTTCAACAACTCTCCTCATTGGTGGGGTAGGTTTATCTATTTTTCAAGTGCCTTGCGAATAG
- the SNF6 gene encoding Snf6p (similar to Saccharomyces cerevisiae SNF6 (YHL025W); ancestral locus Anc_4.27): MAVIKKRRTPHGKSSRQQQLLQQQQLRAKQRFENSRLKPEQVSSIVHDESDTLSYRSYLMVNFVRSAEFMDVLMTQPVANRQIKPPTVYGHLNVESLKTKLESQKEELSGLQEKAENYKWNLSEDSDFLRNKIRASAAASNNKDKNSEILEDYLRKFGLRSQENTVVFHRNKFSHLRSDTSEAPPDYWSNHRQLKKEQREKALALQRQKELEEAEKEKARLAEEDKRRLQMEEERKRKEEEQKEQQQMHLHLEMERHFDDGKIKQLAQPNLPQQSPQQLPGLLQAQAKVHLSSQLNESEDQAESQSDTPQQVLQPNEEQHQDNQQALPAQNGIDSIFGDFGNEPFNNGFDDEFGELDTAFF; this comes from the coding sequence ATGGCAGTGATCAAGAAGAGACGTACTCCTCATGGGAAATCAAGCCGTCAGCAGCAGCTGttacaacagcagcagcttCGTGCGAAGCAACGATTCGAAAATTCACGGTTGAAGCCTGAACAGGTCAGCTCAATAGTACACGACGAAAGTGACACTTTATCATATCGGTCGTATCTCATGGTTAATTTCGTGAGGTCTGCGGAATTTATGGACGTTTTAATGACACAGCCAGTAGCGAATAGACAAATAAAGCCACCTACAGTCTATGGACATCTTAACGTGGAGAGCTTGAAGACAAAACTAGAATcgcaaaaagaagaactgAGCGGTCTTCAGGAGAAAGCTGAAAACTACAAATGGAACTTGAGCGAGGATTCTGACTTTTTGCGCAACAAGATACGAGCCTCTGCTGCAGCTAGTAATAAcaaagacaaaaattcggaaattttggaagattATCTGAGGAAGTTCGGGTTGCGATCTCAGGAGAATACAGTGGTTTTCCATAGGAACAAGTTTTCTCATTTGAGAAGTGATACAAGTGAAGCCCCCCCGGATTACTGGAGCAACCATAGacaattgaagaaagagcaGCGAGAAAAGGCGTTAGCTCTTCAAAGACAAAAGGAACTGGAAGAGGCGGAAAAGGAGAAGGCTCGCCTTGCAGAAGAAGACAAACGAAGGCTACAGATGGAGGAGGAGCGTAAACGGAAAGAGGAGGAGCAGAAAGAGCAGCAACAAATGCATTTACACTTAGAAATGGAGCGTCATTTTGATGACGGCAAAATCAAGCAGTTGGCGCAACCAAATTTACCGCAGCAGTCACCCCAGCAATTACCGGGACTGCTGCAAGCTCAGGCAAAGGTACATCTTTCAAGTCAGCTCAACGAATCTGAAGATCAAGCAGAAAGCCAGTCTGACACCCCTCAGCAAGTGCTACAGCCGAATGAGGAGCAACATCAAGACAATCAGCAAGCGCTCCCTGCACAAAACGGAATTGATAGCATATTTGGAGATTTTGGTAATGAACCTTTCAATAACGGGTTCGACGATGAATTTGGTGAACTAGATACGGCTTTCTTCTAA